In Candidatus Paceibacterota bacterium, the sequence CGTCCGGTGGTGTGGGAGGACGGTGAGGTTCTAACCCTCACCTCCTACCCGATCGCCACCCCTCGCCCCAAACTCCGCTGTAGCGGCTTTCCCACCCGCAACTCCCGTCTCAGCGTCCTCCGGTGCAGGTGCAACCGCCCGCGCCGGCTGAACCTGTTTCATCAACCGTCTTCGAACGCAACTTCCACCACCGGAACCTCCCATTCTGGCACGAGGTACCGCTTGCGGCGGGCCTCGTCCGTGTCCTGCTCAGCCTTCCGGCGGACCATGGCCAGGACGCGAAGCTCCCGCACAGATGTCAGCCTGCTGCCCCAACGCTCCTCCGCCTGCCGCGAGAGACGGGCGACGCAGTTGTTGGACTTGTCGAAAGCACCAATGCCACTCCGCCCGCAAGGTCGCATGGCAAGTTTGTCGCCGGTCTTCAATGCCGCCAGCGCCTTGTGAATACGATCCCCCTGGCTGAACTGGCCTGGGTAGCCCAGGTGGACATCCTCCAGCGTAAGCACTTCATAGCGCAGGGAGACGCTCCGCCGCCTGCCGGGGGCGGTGGCGAACCGGGAGCGGATTACCCACTTGTCCGACATCGTTGCCGGCAACGAGGGGGATACATCCCGCCGGTCAAACACTGCCAGCGTCTGCCGGGCGCGGGTGATGCCGACGTAGAAAGTCCGCCGCTCTTCCTCCTGCTTCATTCGTTGCGCCGGGAGCCGCCAGGGCCCAATCACCAGCACGTGGTCGAACTCCGTCCCTTTCGCTGAATGCACGGTGCTCAGCGTCACGCCCTGGCCGTAAGTAAACTCGCGCCGGCTTTCGGCGCAGGCCTCATACAAAAATTCCAGCGCCTGCCGCACCGGCAGATCGGCATCTCCAGATTCGGTGGCCCAGGCCTGGAGCAGCCGACCAAGAAACTGTGTCCACGGATTCCCTTCGTTCGCATCGAAGAGCCTGGCCGCAAGGCGTGAAAGATCACTGGCGCGCTGAAAGGCACCGCGGTCCTTGGCCAGGTGTGCGAGGAAGAAGTTCAGCTCTCGAATTTGGTGGAGCGGAGGCATGGCGCTCCGCGAGTCCACCCACCGGACAGGGATGGACTCCTGCTCAGCGAGCATCCGCACCTGGGCCAGATCGGCGCGCTCCCGCGAGAGCACCGCGATGCTGGACCATTCGGTAACGCCAAGCCGGTTGAGACGGCGCAACTCCGCCACTACCGCCTCGGCCTGGCACGCGGCGTCGGCGACCTGGATGATCCGGACTTTGCCCCGGCACAACGCGTCCCGGCGCCCAAACTCCCCGCCGGGACCCAGCATCTCGCGATGCCGGTCAATACGGATCGGGTGGTGGGTTTTCATGCGGTCAACATTGGCCGCAATCAGGTGATTCGCCGCCTCGATGATGTAACCCGTGGAGCGGTAGTTCTCGACGAGGTAATGAACCTCTGCGCCGTAATCCTGCGCAAACCTGCGGATGAACTCCACGTTGGCGCCGCGGAACGTGTAGATATTCTGGTCGTCATCCCCGACGGCCAGGATGGAGAGCCTCAGGTCCGCGTCCTCGATCCTGCGCCCGGCGATGGCGCTGATCAGCTCGTATTGGGGCTCGTCTATGTCCTGGTATTCGTCCACCAGAACATACTGAAAGCCCGCCAGCAGGCGGTCCCTGACCTCGTCGGCCTCCAGCCCCGGCGGAACGTTCTCGCCGCGCAGCAGTTTTGTCGCGTCCGCGATAAGCTTGTCGAAGTCCAGGTCGCGCCCGCCGGCTGCTTGCTCGGCATACGAGCAGCCCAACAGGCGCATGGCCAGAGCGTGGTAGGTCAGGACCGTCACCCCGCGCGCATCATCACCCACGAGGTCGGCCAATCGCCGGCGCAGCTCGATCGCCGCGTGACGGTTGAAGCAGCACACGAGCATGCTTTGCGGCCGCACCCGCTCAACCCGCAGGAGATACGCGCAGCGGTGAACGACGGTCCGGGTCTTGCCCGAGCCCGGGCCGGCCAGAATCAGCACGTTCCGGCTGGGCGGCGCGGTGACCACTCTGATTTGGTCGGCATTGGCCAGGTCGGTGACGATCCGTTGGAACGAACCGGCGGTGGTCGCATGCTCGAGCAAGTCGGGCTTGGTCCGGAAGTAGCGGCGGAGGAATTCGTCCTTCGCCAGCGTGAAATAGGCGAGGACCAATTCCAGGGCGGCCTGTATTCGTTCGAGCCCCAGGCGGGCGTACTCGCTCATCACATGCACCTGAAGAATGCGTTCTTTGTAGTGGTGCTCGAGGGGCTGGTAATCCGAGGCCTTGTACTTCTCGCCCCGCGCCTCGGGGCGGAACCGGATGGTCATCGCGGACCGGAAGACGGCCAACCCCTGCTGCAGAGTGATCACGCGCAGCTCGTGGAGAAACAACAGCGCGCGCTCTATCGCGGCGTCAATGTCTTTGGTTTCCACCCCCAGCGCCAGGTCCCGCTCGATCGCCTGGTGCAGCTCCTCAAAGTGGAATTCCAGCAGCAAGTCGGCGCGGGCGGGTGCCGCCGGGGGAATCTTGGCCAGGAGCGTGTCCAGGACCAGCGACGCCAGCTTTCTGCGGTTGCCTGCCAGTTCCTTTATTTCGGTCCAGCCGCGCCGCACCTTGACCCGGTAGGTGTCCCGGGCCAAATAGCGCAGGTCGAGGCAGCCGTTGGTGCCGCCAAATCCGCGCCCCACCTCGCCCAGGCTCTTGAGCAAGGCTCTAACCAGCTCGGTTGAAGATTCGCAGCCTTCGTCGCAGAGCCGCTGGTTCAGCTGCCGCAAGGACAGGGGCATCCAGTCTACCGGATCCGGTTCTTCGTCTGCCAGCACGTCCACAAGCTTGCGGTCGGTGAGAAGAATCCGGTCCAGCCGCAAACGGGAGTGGTCGGCGACTTTGTGGCGCACAAAAGCCGTGAGCTGCATGTCGCGCTTCATGAGCCCGGCCTGAGTCATGCTGCCCAGGATCTTGAGAATCCTGGCGCTCACAAATTCCGGGTTGGCCGCCGCGGCGGGGTTGGCTTTGGCAAAGCCGGCGAATTCAGGCAGCAATGCCAATTGGTCCACCGTGAGGCTTTCAGCCGGCGGAGTGTTGAAAATCTCCCGCAGGATGGCGAGCCAGAGGGATTGCTCGTTGGCGGAGAGGTGCAAGCCGGCGATTCTGGCTTTGGCCTCGTTCAGGTCTTTGACCACCGGGCGGGCCTGAAAGACCCTCGTTACATTCTCGTCGCGCTGAAGCAAGTTGGCGCGTTCCAGCCACGAGACGGCGGTCCGGACCTTCGTGTCGGCCATGCGATCCTGGAGGTTCACATCAATTTGCAGTTCCTCGTCCCGAAGGATCTCGCCGGCCGTGATGACCAGTTCCTGTTTGTCGCCGCGAACGGCCTTTCGCAGGCTCCGGAGAATCTGGGCGATGTCACGGCGGCTCAGCTCGGAGAAGGCTTCCATCCGGAATTGCGTCTCGCAATCCTGGTCCGCGTAAAGCAAGACGCACTCTGCTTTCCTCCCGTCACGCCCGGCGCGGCCGGCCTCCTGCAGGTAGTTCTCCAGCGAGCCCGGCGTGTCCGCGTGGATCACGAGCCGGACATCTTCCTTGTCTATGCCCATGCCGAAGGCGTTCGTGGCACAGATCACTTTTGTGTCGCCGGCCAGGAACTCGTCCTGGATGCGCTTCTTCTCGGGCGGGGTCAGGCCTGCGTGGAAGTGAGCGGCCGTCCAGCCGTGCGCGCGCAGGTATTCCCCCGTGATCTCGGTCTCCTGCCGCGTGGCGCGGAACACGATGGCGCTGCCGGGTCGCCCCTCGGGGAGGCGATCGGAGAGCAACTCATGGATGCGCTCATACTTGCTCGACCCCTCAACGGTCTGCACCTCAAAGCACAGGCTGTCCCGCTCGACACTGCTGGAGAAGAGTGTCATTTCCCGGCCCGCCTCGCTCTTGAAGAAGGCG encodes:
- a CDS encoding RecQ family ATP-dependent DNA helicase codes for the protein MSSQASESRSGVAEALQALLDRAVLLDLEVSHSGKILKLGAVLGEQRLSRLGSSPLETVCGELNRLSAGAKCVLGHNLLRHDLPVLRERAPELPLLRLPVIDTLVLSPICFPENPYHRLVKNYKLVRESINDPVADARQAAVLFKDEVQALKGLRRTEPRLFEVLHYLLATPDLETDPLSAGMALVFDALGARPPTATRALQLCRELVPQWGCSSVPVAEGLVETQPGRLALAYTLVWLRVAGSNSVLPPWVRSEHPLTGELIKRLREVPCASPECTYCKGAHDATAQLRKFFQLDSFRPAPETSTGGSLQQAIVEAGMANESLLAILPTGGGKSLCYQLPALARNFRRGVLTIVLSPLQALMKDQVDGLVRRTGTPFAAALYGLLTAPERSDVLCRIRLGDIALLYVSPEQLRNRSFAEAIAQREIGCWVFDEAHCLSKWGHDFRPDYLYAGRFIREFSKKQGVEIPPIACFTATAKQDVREEILAFFKSEAGREMTLFSSSVERDSLCFEVQTVEGSSKYERIHELLSDRLPEGRPGSAIVFRATRQETEITGEYLRAHGWTAAHFHAGLTPPEKKRIQDEFLAGDTKVICATNAFGMGIDKEDVRLVIHADTPGSLENYLQEAGRAGRDGRKAECVLLYADQDCETQFRMEAFSELSRRDIAQILRSLRKAVRGDKQELVITAGEILRDEELQIDVNLQDRMADTKVRTAVSWLERANLLQRDENVTRVFQARPVVKDLNEAKARIAGLHLSANEQSLWLAILREIFNTPPAESLTVDQLALLPEFAGFAKANPAAAANPEFVSARILKILGSMTQAGLMKRDMQLTAFVRHKVADHSRLRLDRILLTDRKLVDVLADEEPDPVDWMPLSLRQLNQRLCDEGCESSTELVRALLKSLGEVGRGFGGTNGCLDLRYLARDTYRVKVRRGWTEIKELAGNRRKLASLVLDTLLAKIPPAAPARADLLLEFHFEELHQAIERDLALGVETKDIDAAIERALLFLHELRVITLQQGLAVFRSAMTIRFRPEARGEKYKASDYQPLEHHYKERILQVHVMSEYARLGLERIQAALELVLAYFTLAKDEFLRRYFRTKPDLLEHATTAGSFQRIVTDLANADQIRVVTAPPSRNVLILAGPGSGKTRTVVHRCAYLLRVERVRPQSMLVCCFNRHAAIELRRRLADLVGDDARGVTVLTYHALAMRLLGCSYAEQAAGGRDLDFDKLIADATKLLRGENVPPGLEADEVRDRLLAGFQYVLVDEYQDIDEPQYELISAIAGRRIEDADLRLSILAVGDDDQNIYTFRGANVEFIRRFAQDYGAEVHYLVENYRSTGYIIEAANHLIAANVDRMKTHHPIRIDRHREMLGPGGEFGRRDALCRGKVRIIQVADAACQAEAVVAELRRLNRLGVTEWSSIAVLSRERADLAQVRMLAEQESIPVRWVDSRSAMPPLHQIRELNFFLAHLAKDRGAFQRASDLSRLAARLFDANEGNPWTQFLGRLLQAWATESGDADLPVRQALEFLYEACAESRREFTYGQGVTLSTVHSAKGTEFDHVLVIGPWRLPAQRMKQEEERRTFYVGITRARQTLAVFDRRDVSPSLPATMSDKWVIRSRFATAPGRRRSVSLRYEVLTLEDVHLGYPGQFSQGDRIHKALAALKTGDKLAMRPCGRSGIGAFDKSNNCVARLSRQAEERWGSRLTSVRELRVLAMVRRKAEQDTDEARRKRYLVPEWEVPVVEVAFEDG